A part of Amphiprion ocellaris isolate individual 3 ecotype Okinawa chromosome 16, ASM2253959v1, whole genome shotgun sequence genomic DNA contains:
- the tmem72 gene encoding transmembrane protein 72 → MGNLESIWWIVVESACRILGVSTATVLCAVGVETLQQGEFKSLGIYLLASSVGIMMFELAYFLDTLLVMCLPCPPDWQLFVLWGKMAHIGGFQKFLYYSIMSVVCFLHPVLVWHAVIPGTMLLVTAFFNFILSKKAKTKSPKRPQESYSDQGPTTVCVAERTGSDSAFSFLHMVPGRRGAGLALANRDHCLSVGERGESVQAMLETEQTASPKDTDRERRRWKERRLIFFRGREEPVEREMEEMEEMEGYREPEPDTTSDTAPMITD, encoded by the exons ATGGGAAACTTGGAGAGCATATGGTGGATTGTGGTGGAGTCTGCCTGCAGGATCCTTGGTGTTTCTACAGCAACAg TGTTGTGTGCTGTGGGAGTGGAGACGCTACAACAGGGAGAATTCAAAAGCCTCGGCATCTACCTGCT AGCGTCATCTGTTGGCATCATGATGTTTGAGCTGGCCTATTTTCTGGATACTCTGCTGGTCATGTGTCTACC ATGTCCTCCAGACTGGCAGCTGTTTGTGCTGTGGGGGAAGATGGCTCACATTGGAGGCTTCCAGAAATTCCTCTATTACTCCATCATGTCAGTGGTCTGCTTCTTGCACCCTGTGTTGGTGTGGCATGCAGTTATCCCAG GGACAATGCTTCTGGTGACGGCCTTTTTCAACTTCATACTAAGCAAGAAAGCAAAGACCAAGTCTCCCAAAAGGCCACAGGAGAGCTACAGCGACCAAGGCCCGACCACCGTCTGTGTGGCAGAACGAACAGGCTCAGACAGCGCTTTCTCCTTCCTCCATATGGTGCCTGGACGGAGAGGAGCAGGGCTGGCGCTGGCAAACAGAGATCACTGCCTCAGCgtgggggagagaggagagagcgTCCAGGCCATGCTGGAGACGGAGCAGACAGCATCACCAAAAGACACAgacagggagaggaggaggtggaaagaGAGGAGACTGATATTCTTCAGAGGCAGGGAGGAGCCtgtggagagagagatggaggagatggaggagatggaAGGATACCGTGAGCCCGAGCCAGACACCACCTCAGACACTGCACCTATGATTACTGACTGA
- the LOC111577429 gene encoding C-X-C motif chemokine 5-like, with the protein MRPGTVHWGIPGMESPAPSLWGRSVTIKQQHAARELSVNAQLVSSMKLNPQTVCQLTFLSLCCVLITVRESDSVFVPGRCPCLTTQRGVRGQMKGLTVFPKSPTCNNVTVIVTLKKNNAQVCLDPEGPMGKQLIRCFNRTQKLGRDVKLCLRRRKGRRGNGQRQQPRNRRRGHNRRASSSNSQ; encoded by the exons atgagaccag GGACAGTGCACTGGGGAATTCCTGGTATGGAAAGCCCAGCGCCGAGTTTGTGGGGGAGGAGCGTGACTATAAAACAGCAGCATGCGGCACGGGAGCTCAGTGTTAACGCTCAGCTCGTCTCCAGCATGAAGCTTAATCCTCAGACAGTCTGTCAGCTCACCTTCCTGAGCCTCTGCTGCGTGCTGATCACAG TCAGAGAGTCAGACAGCGTGTTCGTCCCGGGAAGATGTCCGTGTCTGACGACGCAACGAGGTGTCCGAGGGCAGATGAAAGGGCTCACAGTCTTCCCAAAAAGCCCAACTTGTAACAATGTCACAGTCAT AGtgacactgaagaaaaacaatgcTCAAGTCTGTCTGGATCCGGAGGGGCCGATGGGCAAACAGCTGATTCGCTGTTTTAACAG AACTCAGAAATTGGGTCGTGACGTGAAGCTATgtctgaggaggaggaaagggCGAAGGGGGAACGGTCAGCGCCAGCAGCCTCGAAACAGGAGACGTGGTCACAACAGGAGAGCCTCATCCTCAAACTCCCAATAG